A window of the Halopseudomonas phragmitis genome harbors these coding sequences:
- a CDS encoding cation diffusion facilitator family transporter — MNLLLAREKPALTLSVLVAGSFAGAGIAWGLWINSLMILFDGAYSMISLLLSLLSLYAAKVVRQPANKAYPFGRAAIQPLVIAVKGLAITLVCLVSLVSAMYALWQGGRPSNAGMGLLFAAISVVGCLAIWSYLHWVSKQLQSDLVVAEKRQWFMDAVLSAAVMLGFALTVLLNRSPWADLAVYADPLMVVLVSGYFVLVPLRMTRDAIRELVLAAPPRDLRRAAESILNEVELQPVDVRMTKIGPYLVLDIDLAASQAASFNLVRLALYRRLSQLPVRPVVFLNAISDTDSDTDYAWQS, encoded by the coding sequence ATGAATCTCTTATTAGCGCGGGAAAAGCCGGCGCTGACTCTATCCGTCCTGGTTGCTGGCAGCTTTGCTGGTGCGGGGATCGCCTGGGGACTGTGGATCAACTCGCTGATGATCCTGTTCGATGGCGCCTACTCGATGATCAGCCTGTTATTGTCACTGCTGTCACTTTATGCCGCCAAGGTTGTGCGGCAGCCGGCAAACAAGGCCTACCCCTTTGGTCGAGCCGCGATCCAACCGCTGGTGATTGCGGTCAAGGGGCTGGCCATTACCCTGGTGTGTCTGGTCTCGCTGGTGTCGGCCATGTACGCCTTGTGGCAAGGCGGCCGGCCCAGCAATGCCGGTATGGGGTTGTTGTTTGCGGCCATCAGCGTGGTCGGTTGTCTGGCCATCTGGTCCTATCTGCACTGGGTATCTAAGCAACTGCAGTCGGACCTGGTCGTGGCGGAAAAGCGCCAGTGGTTCATGGACGCCGTGCTGAGCGCCGCGGTTATGCTGGGGTTTGCCCTGACGGTTCTGTTGAACCGGAGCCCCTGGGCCGACCTGGCGGTCTATGCCGACCCGCTGATGGTGGTACTGGTGTCGGGTTACTTTGTACTGGTACCGCTCAGAATGACTCGGGATGCCATCCGTGAGCTAGTGCTGGCTGCCCCGCCTCGGGATTTGCGGCGCGCTGCTGAAAGTATCCTGAATGAAGTGGAATTGCAGCCTGTTGACGTCAGAATGACCAAGATCGGTCCCTATCTGGTGCTGGATATAGATCTGGCAGCCAGTCAGGCGGCCTCATTCAACCTGGTCAGACTGGCGCTATATCGTCGCCTGAGTCAGCTCCCCGTGCGCCCGGTGGTGTTTCTGAATGCGATTTCTGACACCGATTCAGACACCGATTATGCCTGGCAATCGTAG
- a CDS encoding LysR family transcriptional regulator, translating into MRTSQIEAFLAVVEAGSIAAAAISLKRSRTTISTALAALEDELGVNLFERSGNQLQLSTIGQAVLTDCRRFNHIARQIHSRCQQHLSGAESVLRIARDDALPESFWLDVLRQLKEQFPQTSVSVYLAPPKELPSLVINQAVDVAYGLMPPPTSEGYQWFRELADVRMMTVAAPEHALSRLPRVLQDDLMNHTQVTLAYMDSGQLVAESAETDNFLAFTQYELICDAVTAGAGWADLPFPLIAEELRQGRLKLIRHRSAQWWKVFSALESERAQGGAVVSWLAAQLEEYLGRLV; encoded by the coding sequence ATGAGGACATCGCAAATCGAGGCCTTTCTGGCCGTGGTGGAGGCGGGGAGTATTGCTGCTGCAGCTATCAGCCTTAAACGCAGCCGCACGACCATCAGTACCGCGCTAGCGGCGCTGGAAGACGAATTGGGTGTCAACTTGTTCGAACGCAGCGGCAACCAATTACAGCTATCCACGATTGGTCAGGCGGTATTGACCGATTGTCGCCGGTTCAATCACATAGCCCGTCAGATCCACTCACGCTGCCAGCAGCACCTCAGCGGTGCCGAATCGGTTCTGCGGATTGCCAGGGATGACGCCTTGCCAGAGAGTTTCTGGCTGGACGTACTGCGTCAGCTCAAGGAGCAATTCCCGCAAACCAGCGTGTCAGTCTATCTGGCGCCACCCAAAGAGCTGCCATCATTGGTCATTAACCAAGCGGTCGATGTGGCCTATGGGTTGATGCCGCCGCCAACCAGCGAGGGGTATCAGTGGTTTCGTGAACTGGCTGACGTACGGATGATGACCGTAGCGGCTCCCGAGCATGCGCTAAGCCGGTTACCCCGGGTACTGCAGGATGACCTGATGAATCACACCCAGGTCACCTTGGCGTACATGGACAGCGGTCAACTGGTCGCAGAGTCCGCAGAAACCGACAACTTTCTGGCTTTTACTCAATACGAACTGATTTGCGATGCAGTGACTGCCGGCGCTGGCTGGGCCGACTTGCCATTCCCGTTGATCGCTGAAGAGCTGCGTCAGGGGCGCCTCAAACTCATTCGCCATCGCAGCGCCCAGTGGTGGAAGGTTTTCAGCGCTCTGGAGTCTGAGCGGGCCCAAGGTGGTGCTGTGGTCAGTTGGTTGGCTGCACAGCTTGAGGAATACCTGGGACGGCTGGTCTAG
- a CDS encoding AraC family transcriptional regulator, which translates to MSDRLAALMAHFPVRAQTFKTETLRGTTTLTSDGTHGRLHLIRTGSVELRYARQSLQVERPSLLLLPRPLTHRFVTDAAQGADMVCADLSFEGGAHNPIASALPDVICLPLDEIWGAEPVLSLLFEEAFEQRCGRVALVERLFEVVMIQILRQLMASGDVKSGMLLGLSHPRLRNALVAMHETPAQEWGLEELAAVAGMSRSVFATTFRETIGITPGQYLQGWRVRLAQKALLRGRPLKVIATEVGYGSEAALSRAFKAQSGQSPREWKNQSAIAADG; encoded by the coding sequence ATGTCTGACAGGCTTGCAGCACTGATGGCCCACTTCCCGGTACGCGCTCAGACGTTCAAGACCGAAACCCTGCGTGGCACCACTACACTGACAAGCGATGGCACCCACGGGCGACTGCACCTGATACGCACAGGCTCGGTCGAGCTGCGCTACGCCAGGCAATCTCTGCAGGTCGAGCGTCCAAGCCTGCTGCTGTTACCTCGGCCGTTAACCCACCGCTTTGTTACCGACGCGGCACAGGGTGCAGACATGGTTTGTGCAGACTTGTCGTTTGAGGGTGGCGCTCATAATCCGATCGCTTCGGCGCTGCCAGATGTTATTTGCCTGCCACTGGATGAGATATGGGGAGCCGAGCCGGTTCTATCACTGCTTTTCGAAGAAGCCTTTGAGCAGCGCTGCGGGCGTGTAGCACTGGTTGAACGCCTGTTCGAGGTGGTAATGATCCAGATCCTGCGCCAATTGATGGCCAGTGGAGACGTTAAAAGTGGCATGTTGTTGGGGCTGTCACATCCGCGCCTGCGCAATGCGCTGGTGGCCATGCACGAAACACCAGCACAGGAATGGGGACTTGAAGAGCTTGCTGCCGTAGCAGGAATGTCACGCAGCGTATTCGCTACCACTTTCCGCGAAACGATTGGCATCACGCCGGGGCAGTATCTGCAAGGTTGGCGTGTGCGGCTGGCGCAAAAGGCGTTGTTGCGTGGACGGCCATTGAAGGTAATTGCAACCGAAGTTGGCTACGGCAGCGAAGCCGCCCTCTCCCGTGCCTTTAAAGCGCAATCCGGGCAATCGCCGAGGGAATGGAAAAATCAGTCGGCTATCGCGGCCGATGGCTAA
- a CDS encoding translocation/assembly module TamB domain-containing protein — translation MIRFIAKTLLRGLLLLALIPLVLGLLLASETVNRWLFEQAARFEPRLELDFVGGQLWRGWDFAHLYWRDEGLEVRLDKLSLAWSPECLWGRRLCIDHLEVDSLHLLIEGDDSPSESEPVTLPDIRLPLGIQLDRLYLGSLWLNEEQPLLRELLLAAHMSGDHLVVHQFSGIGPEVDWQLDADMRLSGEWPLRLHAEVNLPPVDERDWQAQLRLGGSLDQLTVELASRGYLQGRLSGTLEPLQPELPIALEWTGEPFLALQTLPSTLTLNDLSLNLAGDLEQGFNLLARARLPGEGGDVALRLAAKADLETLQELDLELSVVEQPQRRITLQGLGGWAEQVTADATLVLEQAFPWQWLYPQDIGPVVVQQLTLDAQLAGESYQAELKGQVSALADQVLNLNLSLDGTPERIDIAPLHLETAAGSAQGEVTLNFADGIAWAVELLLDQLDPGVFVAELPGSLSGPLRSEGQFRDDRLQASADWALEGTLRAQPLALSGQLSGQDQRWTVNDLLLRQGDNRISGNAEWGPQVQAALDIQMPRLNTLWPGLRGNLQGQLRAAGPQDAPVVDLELTAQRLVYDELSIPGLELQSRLTLSEQLPGELKLTAQRIVSGDTRLGNLELNLAGNRAEHQLQFTLERGLVDLDAQLTGQLTDERWEGRLGRSRIASEELVWDLSQPALISYRFEPGQLRLSEHCWAHAGSSSRLCFSGEQRLMPDRQLRLSLNDFPLESLQHLLPEDFSWDATLNVEVDFRQAVGAQPLAQVQVSSRDGAITVASPEQTLRFPYDRLELNTVLEANQARSQFLLSSEDIGRLDIQANIDDPGGQQRLNGRYAIEGLRLDFLRPFLPQVETLRGELNGNGLLTGQLTDPQVEGVIVLRDGQIAGPELPISLEQLGIRVRISGQHADVDGDWRSGEQGQGSLTGMVTWAPELDLQLSLRGTALPVRVDPYADLSVSPDLRISLADNRLQLRGQIAIPQGNITIRELPEQAVQLSPDAVIVGQEVEEDDQALAISARVQLLIGDQLRFSGFGLTGRLSGRLEVEENLTASGDLNILGGQYRGYGQRLTLRRAQILFAGPISQPFLNIEAIRQAGDVVAGLRLTGRAESPQSEVFSEPAMAQEQALSYLILGRPLGGGGDDNMLGQAALALGLAGSAPMAQSIASSLGIEGFQLETEGTGLTTQVVAAGYLTDKLSLRYGVGVFEPANQLGLRYELTRRLYLEAVSGFASSLDFFYRIDF, via the coding sequence GTGATTCGCTTTATCGCCAAGACCTTGCTTCGAGGCCTGTTGCTGCTGGCCCTGATTCCGCTGGTGCTTGGGTTACTGCTGGCCAGCGAAACGGTTAATCGCTGGTTGTTCGAGCAAGCTGCGCGCTTCGAGCCACGTCTTGAGCTGGACTTCGTTGGTGGCCAACTGTGGCGCGGCTGGGACTTTGCCCACCTGTACTGGCGTGACGAAGGACTGGAAGTACGGTTAGACAAGCTTAGCCTGGCCTGGTCTCCTGAGTGCCTCTGGGGCAGGCGCTTGTGTATCGACCATCTGGAGGTGGACAGCCTGCACTTGTTGATCGAGGGCGATGACAGCCCCAGTGAGTCTGAGCCCGTGACGCTGCCTGACATTCGCCTGCCGTTGGGCATTCAGCTTGACCGGCTGTATCTGGGTAGCCTGTGGCTGAATGAAGAGCAGCCGCTGCTTCGCGAGTTGCTGTTGGCCGCGCATATGAGCGGTGATCATCTGGTCGTGCATCAGTTCAGCGGTATAGGCCCTGAGGTGGACTGGCAACTGGATGCCGACATGCGTCTGAGTGGCGAGTGGCCGCTGCGTCTGCATGCAGAGGTCAACCTGCCCCCGGTCGACGAGCGTGACTGGCAGGCTCAACTGCGGCTGGGTGGCAGCCTTGATCAGCTGACAGTGGAGTTGGCTAGCCGGGGTTACCTGCAAGGCCGTCTGAGCGGAACGCTTGAGCCGCTGCAGCCGGAACTGCCGATTGCCCTGGAATGGACCGGGGAGCCGTTCCTGGCCCTGCAGACGTTGCCGTCAACGCTCACACTCAATGATTTGTCGCTCAATCTCGCAGGCGACCTGGAGCAGGGCTTCAACCTGCTGGCCAGGGCTCGATTGCCCGGCGAAGGAGGTGACGTGGCTCTGAGGCTGGCGGCCAAAGCCGATCTTGAAACACTCCAGGAGCTTGACCTTGAACTGAGTGTGGTGGAACAGCCCCAGCGCCGGATTACACTTCAGGGCCTAGGTGGCTGGGCCGAGCAGGTGACTGCCGACGCCACCTTGGTGCTGGAACAAGCCTTTCCCTGGCAGTGGTTGTATCCCCAGGACATTGGTCCGGTGGTGGTCCAGCAACTGACATTGGATGCCCAACTGGCGGGCGAGTCCTACCAGGCAGAACTCAAGGGGCAGGTGAGCGCGCTGGCCGATCAGGTACTGAATCTGAATCTCAGCCTTGACGGCACTCCGGAACGGATTGATATCGCTCCGTTGCACTTGGAAACCGCCGCTGGTTCAGCCCAGGGTGAAGTTACCCTGAACTTTGCCGATGGGATTGCCTGGGCTGTCGAACTGTTGCTAGATCAGCTTGACCCTGGCGTGTTCGTGGCTGAGTTGCCTGGTAGCCTGAGCGGCCCGCTGCGTAGCGAAGGACAGTTCCGGGATGATCGCCTGCAGGCGTCTGCTGATTGGGCGTTGGAGGGCACCCTGCGCGCACAGCCGCTGGCACTGAGTGGTCAGCTCTCAGGTCAGGACCAGCGCTGGACAGTCAACGATCTGCTGCTACGTCAGGGCGACAACCGGATCAGCGGCAATGCTGAATGGGGCCCTCAGGTCCAGGCTGCTCTGGACATTCAAATGCCGCGCCTGAATACCCTGTGGCCGGGTCTGCGCGGCAATCTGCAGGGCCAGCTCCGGGCAGCCGGCCCGCAGGATGCCCCGGTGGTCGACCTGGAGCTGACAGCTCAACGCTTGGTCTATGACGAGCTGAGCATTCCAGGCCTGGAGCTGCAAAGCCGGTTAACGCTGTCCGAGCAGCTACCCGGCGAGTTGAAGCTGACGGCCCAGCGGATTGTCAGCGGCGATACCCGGCTCGGCAATCTCGAACTGAACCTGGCCGGCAATCGCGCCGAGCATCAGTTGCAGTTTACGCTTGAGCGAGGTCTGGTCGACCTTGACGCACAACTTACCGGTCAACTGACCGATGAACGCTGGGAAGGCCGTCTTGGCCGCAGCCGGATTGCCAGTGAAGAGCTGGTCTGGGACCTGTCTCAGCCAGCTTTGATCAGTTATCGGTTCGAGCCTGGACAACTGCGCCTGAGCGAGCATTGCTGGGCGCATGCCGGCTCCAGCTCACGGCTATGCTTCAGCGGCGAGCAGCGCTTGATGCCTGACCGGCAGTTGCGCTTGAGCTTGAATGACTTTCCGCTGGAGTCGCTGCAGCATCTGCTGCCCGAGGACTTCAGTTGGGATGCCACGCTCAATGTTGAGGTCGATTTCCGTCAGGCTGTCGGTGCACAGCCGCTGGCACAGGTTCAGGTCAGCAGTCGTGACGGCGCTATTACCGTGGCCAGCCCTGAGCAGACACTGCGCTTCCCCTATGACCGGCTGGAGTTGAATACCGTACTGGAGGCAAACCAGGCGCGCAGCCAGTTCTTGCTCAGTAGCGAAGACATTGGCCGGCTGGATATTCAGGCGAATATCGATGATCCCGGTGGTCAGCAGCGGCTGAATGGTCGTTATGCCATCGAGGGCCTGCGTCTGGACTTCCTGCGCCCATTCCTGCCGCAAGTTGAAACCTTGCGCGGTGAGCTGAACGGCAACGGCCTGCTTACCGGTCAGTTGACCGATCCGCAGGTCGAAGGTGTGATTGTCTTGCGCGACGGCCAGATAGCCGGGCCGGAGTTGCCCATCAGCCTCGAGCAGTTGGGCATCCGGGTCAGGATCAGCGGTCAACATGCGGATGTTGACGGTGATTGGCGCAGCGGTGAGCAAGGGCAGGGCAGCCTGACCGGTATGGTGACCTGGGCGCCTGAGCTGGATTTGCAGTTGAGTTTGCGCGGTACGGCTTTGCCTGTTCGGGTCGATCCGTATGCCGACCTGAGTGTCAGTCCCGATTTGCGTATAAGCCTGGCGGACAATCGTTTGCAGCTCAGGGGCCAGATAGCGATTCCGCAAGGCAACATCACGATCAGGGAACTGCCCGAGCAGGCGGTGCAGTTATCGCCGGATGCAGTGATTGTTGGCCAGGAAGTCGAGGAGGACGATCAGGCTCTGGCAATCAGTGCCCGTGTGCAATTGCTGATTGGCGATCAACTGCGATTCTCCGGCTTTGGCTTGACCGGCCGGCTTAGTGGGCGCCTGGAAGTCGAGGAGAACCTTACCGCCAGCGGTGATCTGAATATCCTCGGCGGCCAGTATCGTGGCTATGGTCAGCGCCTGACTCTGCGCCGTGCGCAGATTCTGTTCGCCGGGCCGATAAGCCAGCCATTTTTGAATATTGAGGCCATTCGCCAGGCTGGCGATGTGGTGGCAGGCCTACGCCTGACCGGGCGGGCCGAAAGCCCACAATCGGAGGTGTTTTCCGAGCCAGCTATGGCTCAGGAACAGGCACTGTCGTACCTGATCCTCGGTCGGCCGTTGGGGGGCGGCGGGGATGACAACATGCTGGGGCAGGCGGCTCTGGCCTTGGGCTTGGCCGGCAGTGCACCGATGGCCCAGAGTATCGCCAGTTCACTGGGAATCGAGGGCTTTCAGTTGGAAACCGAAGGTACTGGCCTGACCACTCAGGTGGTTGCCGCCGGTTACCTCACCGACAAGCTCAGCCTGCGCTACGGCGTCGGGGTTTTCGAACCAGCCAACCAGCTCGGTCTGCGCTATGAACTGACCCGCCGGCTCTATCTGGAAGCGGTCAGCGGTTTTGCCAGTTCGCTGGATTTCTTCTACCGTATTGATTTCTAA
- the ftsH gene encoding ATP-dependent zinc metalloprotease FtsH — MHKTHQWNASYFFLAFIVLILFQNWWSSHQSTATIAYSEFLQLLEKQEITDLVIGQHDIQGRFKTAEGRTERFVTQRVEPQLAELLARHDISFRHRPSNTWVTNLLSWLLPMALIILFWLFLFRNIANRQGLGGMVNVGKSRARVLVERDTGVTFDDVAGIDEAKAELQEIVSFLKDQPKYGRLGARIPKGILLVGPPGTGKTLVAKAVAGEAGVPFFSISGSEFVEMFVGVGAARVRDLFEQARQAAPCIIFIDELDALGKMRGVGAFGGNDEKEQTLNQLLAELDGFDPREGVVLLAATNRPEILDPALMRAGRFDRQVVIDRPDRKGRAAILQVHLRKIQADSALDVDALAGLTTGFSGADLANLVNEAAIVATRRGAQTVTMDDFNQAVERIVAGSERKGRVLQPHERAVVAHHEMGHALVAAQLPGMDPVHKVSIIPRSIGALGFTLQRPTEDRFLITASELRDRMVVLLAGRAAEDLIFNEISTGAADDLARVTDIARQIVTRFGMCAELGQAVLERQHTRYLGEHALGVNEKDYSEKTAEKIDLSIRQLIDEAYERAKELLRQQRTTLELGATLLLERETLTPEDFPALLPASGLQPAQDSTASAAS, encoded by the coding sequence ATGCACAAAACCCATCAATGGAACGCCAGTTACTTTTTCCTGGCGTTTATCGTCCTGATACTTTTTCAGAACTGGTGGAGCAGTCATCAATCGACCGCCACCATTGCCTACAGTGAGTTTCTGCAGCTACTTGAGAAGCAGGAAATTACCGACCTGGTTATTGGCCAACATGATATCCAGGGGCGCTTCAAGACAGCAGAAGGACGCACTGAGCGTTTCGTGACCCAACGTGTGGAACCGCAACTGGCGGAACTGCTGGCCCGGCATGACATCAGCTTCCGCCACCGGCCCAGCAATACCTGGGTAACCAATTTGCTGTCCTGGCTACTGCCGATGGCACTAATAATCCTGTTCTGGCTATTCCTTTTTCGCAATATTGCCAATCGCCAAGGGCTCGGCGGCATGGTCAACGTTGGCAAGTCTCGGGCCAGGGTGTTGGTTGAGCGTGATACCGGTGTCACCTTCGACGATGTGGCCGGGATCGACGAGGCCAAGGCCGAGCTGCAGGAGATCGTCTCCTTTCTCAAGGATCAGCCCAAGTACGGCCGGTTGGGCGCCCGGATTCCCAAAGGCATTCTGCTGGTTGGTCCGCCGGGGACCGGCAAAACTCTGGTGGCCAAGGCGGTAGCCGGGGAAGCCGGAGTGCCCTTCTTCTCGATATCTGGTTCTGAATTCGTCGAGATGTTTGTCGGTGTCGGCGCTGCGCGGGTACGTGATCTGTTCGAGCAGGCACGACAAGCCGCGCCCTGCATCATCTTTATTGATGAACTGGACGCGCTGGGCAAGATGCGTGGCGTCGGCGCCTTTGGTGGCAACGACGAAAAGGAACAAACTCTGAACCAGTTACTGGCCGAACTCGACGGGTTTGATCCGCGTGAAGGTGTGGTTCTGCTAGCCGCAACCAACCGCCCGGAAATTCTTGATCCTGCCCTGATGCGCGCCGGCCGGTTTGACCGACAGGTAGTGATTGATCGGCCTGATCGTAAGGGTCGTGCTGCCATATTGCAGGTTCATTTGCGTAAGATTCAGGCAGATAGCGCTCTGGATGTTGACGCTTTAGCCGGCCTGACTACCGGTTTTAGCGGAGCCGATCTGGCCAACCTGGTCAATGAAGCAGCCATCGTCGCCACCCGCCGTGGCGCCCAAACGGTAACCATGGACGACTTCAATCAGGCTGTGGAGCGCATTGTCGCCGGCTCCGAACGCAAGGGCCGGGTATTGCAGCCCCACGAACGCGCTGTGGTAGCGCATCATGAAATGGGCCATGCGCTGGTTGCCGCGCAGTTACCCGGTATGGACCCGGTGCACAAGGTGTCGATCATTCCTCGTTCCATTGGAGCGCTGGGGTTTACCCTGCAGCGGCCTACTGAAGATCGTTTTCTGATCACCGCCAGCGAGTTGCGTGATCGTATGGTGGTGCTGTTAGCCGGACGCGCGGCCGAAGATTTGATTTTCAATGAAATTTCCACCGGTGCAGCTGACGACCTGGCACGGGTAACCGACATCGCCCGCCAGATTGTCACGCGCTTCGGCATGTGTGCGGAGCTGGGACAGGCCGTGCTTGAACGACAGCACACCCGCTATCTGGGAGAGCACGCACTGGGAGTCAACGAGAAGGATTATTCGGAGAAAACCGCTGAGAAGATCGACCTGTCGATCAGGCAGTTGATCGACGAAGCCTATGAGCGGGCCAAGGAGCTGCTCAGGCAGCAGCGCACCACCCTGGAGTTGGGGGCGACGCTGCTGCTTGAACGCGAAACCCTGACGCCGGAGGATTTCCCAGCTTTGTTACCGGCCTCAGGCTTGCAGCCGGCTCAGGACAGTACAGCCAGTGCAGCGTCGTAG
- a CDS encoding helix-turn-helix transcriptional regulator, which produces MHLGTDLSNIGISLEGSQARVLVQSNPAFQPSRQQMDSMLYAMLRTLQSLGVQQLVAHLPAPQADVLKRHYRQLFKVPIQFNSAQECYQLSFPRIELSRALDWEATDIGRLARRERRLIRNHDSHDWAGSVMLLLPVLLRRGDASIERCATLLALSSRSLQRRLADEGQPFSRLLEQCRRRLCMEYLAAGYASETVALLIGYRQTGQFFRSYRRWFGHSPGDFQRAQAVA; this is translated from the coding sequence ATGCACCTTGGGACCGATCTGAGCAACATTGGGATAAGCCTTGAGGGGTCGCAAGCGCGGGTCCTGGTACAAAGCAACCCGGCGTTTCAGCCCAGCCGTCAGCAGATGGACTCGATGCTGTATGCGATGCTGCGCACCTTACAATCGCTGGGTGTACAGCAGTTGGTTGCTCACCTTCCTGCCCCGCAAGCCGACGTCTTGAAACGCCACTATCGTCAGTTGTTCAAGGTTCCGATCCAGTTCAATAGCGCGCAGGAGTGCTACCAGCTCAGTTTTCCGCGCATCGAACTGTCACGGGCACTGGACTGGGAGGCGACCGACATCGGCCGACTGGCACGCCGCGAGCGGCGTCTGATCCGCAATCACGACTCACATGACTGGGCTGGCTCGGTCATGTTGTTGTTACCGGTCCTGTTGCGCCGTGGTGATGCCAGTATCGAGCGTTGCGCCACCCTCCTCGCCCTGAGTAGCCGCTCCTTGCAACGTCGCCTGGCTGACGAGGGCCAGCCGTTCAGCCGGCTGCTCGAGCAGTGCCGGCGTCGGCTGTGCATGGAATATCTGGCGGCAGGTTATGCCAGCGAGACCGTGGCGCTACTGATTGGCTACCGTCAAACCGGGCAGTTTTTTCGCAGCTACCGGCGCTGGTTTGGTCATTCTCCGGGTGACTTTCAGCGTGCTCAGGCGGTGGCCTGA
- a CDS encoding amidohydrolase has protein sequence MRRLLLPALLPLALLGSPALAETNLTSKVISLASSLEDQAIAWRHDIHQHPELGNQEHRTAALIAEHLKALGMEVQTGVGSTGVIGLLRGGKPGPVVALRADMDALPVKEQTGLPYASQVRQLYHGVERDVMHACGHDAHVAILMAAAQALATVREELPGSVKFIFQPAEEGPSDYVYDGERHFGGRQLVEAGVLRNPDVEAIFGLHVTSSLPTGIIAYRSGPIMASAGDLHIRVKGQQTHGAQPWNGVDPIVASAQIITGLQSVVSRQTNIMPAPAVVSIGTIEGGTRHNIIPDEVSMSGTIRTFGDDVQAQVNQRVRQTAEQIAAASGAKAEVEIIDNYATTVNHAELTERMLPTLRHAADGKAIVSPMVTGSEDFSFYAREVPGLFFFLGVTPAERLRGAAPNHSPEFMIDDAALVTGIKAMASLATDYLTQAQ, from the coding sequence ATGCGTCGTTTGCTTCTGCCTGCGTTACTACCCCTTGCCCTGCTCGGCTCCCCTGCCCTGGCAGAGACCAACCTGACTAGCAAGGTCATCAGTCTGGCCAGCAGCCTGGAAGACCAGGCGATTGCCTGGCGCCATGACATTCACCAGCACCCAGAACTGGGCAATCAGGAACATCGTACTGCCGCGTTGATTGCCGAGCATCTCAAAGCCTTGGGTATGGAGGTGCAAACAGGTGTCGGCAGCACTGGCGTAATTGGTTTGCTGCGCGGTGGCAAACCCGGCCCGGTGGTAGCGTTGCGGGCAGATATGGATGCCCTGCCAGTCAAGGAACAGACCGGTTTGCCTTATGCATCCCAGGTGCGGCAGCTCTATCATGGAGTGGAACGCGATGTCATGCATGCCTGCGGCCACGATGCCCATGTGGCCATTCTGATGGCTGCAGCACAAGCGCTGGCGACTGTGCGTGAGGAACTGCCCGGTAGCGTCAAATTCATTTTCCAGCCAGCCGAGGAAGGTCCCAGCGACTATGTCTACGATGGCGAGCGGCACTTCGGTGGCCGACAACTGGTTGAGGCCGGAGTGCTGCGCAACCCCGATGTCGAAGCCATTTTCGGCCTGCATGTGACCTCCAGCCTGCCAACCGGGATCATTGCCTACCGCAGTGGCCCAATCATGGCCAGCGCCGGAGATCTGCATATTCGGGTCAAAGGTCAACAAACCCACGGTGCCCAGCCCTGGAATGGCGTTGATCCGATTGTCGCCAGTGCCCAGATCATCACGGGTCTGCAATCGGTGGTGAGCCGTCAGACCAACATCATGCCCGCGCCGGCCGTCGTCAGCATTGGTACCATTGAGGGCGGGACTCGCCATAACATCATTCCTGATGAGGTGAGCATGAGCGGGACCATCAGAACCTTTGGCGACGATGTTCAGGCGCAGGTCAATCAGCGGGTACGCCAGACCGCTGAGCAGATCGCCGCCGCTTCCGGCGCCAAGGCCGAGGTTGAGATCATCGATAACTACGCCACTACGGTAAACCATGCCGAACTGACCGAGCGCATGCTTCCTACCCTGCGACATGCAGCCGATGGCAAAGCCATTGTCTCACCAATGGTCACCGGCTCGGAGGACTTTTCCTTCTACGCTCGGGAAGTTCCGGGGCTATTCTTCTTTCTTGGGGTGACTCCAGCCGAGCGCCTGCGCGGTGCTGCGCCCAATCATTCGCCCGAATTCATGATCGACGATGCGGCCCTGGTCACTGGCATCAAGGCCATGGCCAGCCTGGCAACCGATTATCTCACTCAGGCGCAATAA
- the tpx gene encoding thiol peroxidase, translating to MSSVTLRGNPVAVAGQLPQVGDKAPAFSLVSKDLADVSLSSYAGKRKILNIFPSVDTPTCATSVRTFNAKASALNNTVVLCISADLPFAQARFCGAENLENVVNLSTLRGAEFLQNYGVALAEGPLAGLAARAVVVLDENDKVLHSELVGEIADEPNYDAALAVLS from the coding sequence ATGTCCAGCGTTACATTGCGTGGTAATCCGGTAGCCGTTGCCGGCCAGCTTCCCCAGGTGGGCGACAAGGCCCCGGCATTCAGCCTGGTGTCCAAGGATCTGGCTGATGTGAGCTTGTCCAGCTATGCCGGCAAGCGCAAGATCCTCAACATTTTCCCCAGTGTCGACACCCCGACCTGCGCTACCTCCGTACGTACTTTCAATGCCAAAGCCAGCGCCCTGAACAACACTGTGGTGCTGTGTATCTCCGCCGATCTGCCGTTTGCCCAGGCCCGCTTCTGCGGCGCTGAGAACCTGGAGAACGTGGTCAACCTGTCGACTTTGCGTGGTGCCGAGTTCCTGCAGAACTACGGTGTAGCCCTGGCGGAAGGTCCGCTGGCTGGTCTGGCTGCTCGTGCGGTTGTAGTTCTGGACGAGAACGACAAGGTTCTGCATAGCGAACTGGTGGGTGAAATCGCTGACGAGCCGAACTACGACGCTGCACTGGCTGTACTGTCCTGA